From one Candidatus Lokiarchaeota archaeon genomic stretch:
- a CDS encoding GTP-binding protein, translating to MIRGVYLLGPHNSLLHSKEYVEPASREALIDFLLNLTEFLSTQDLGDQIEFMNLATSRLYYSVNGDYTFLLVADKADDMEQITEKIQQLETVFMEKFVPVYEAGKAIEGLDNFIDSLAVTMVKVAILGFAGVGKTTTLHLLRGETLPLKHDPTIGVTIKKLPSEVENANIVLWDLAGQSRFKILWGKMIANAQVVVIVTDSTLENVLKSKKLVGLVKEKVPNAKIIGIANKQDLPTALTPDRVGKILGVKTYELVAIDVSYRDRLIQIIRRAILEGKAEDSGDGKKADN from the coding sequence TTGATACGCGGAGTATACCTTCTTGGGCCCCATAACAGCTTGCTTCATTCTAAGGAATATGTGGAGCCGGCATCAAGAGAGGCTCTCATCGACTTCTTGCTGAATCTTACGGAGTTTCTTTCAACACAGGATTTGGGAGACCAAATCGAATTCATGAATCTAGCCACTTCACGACTCTATTACTCAGTAAATGGAGACTACACCTTTCTTCTTGTCGCAGACAAGGCAGACGATATGGAGCAAATAACCGAGAAGATTCAGCAACTGGAAACCGTCTTCATGGAGAAATTCGTGCCGGTATATGAAGCCGGAAAAGCAATTGAAGGACTTGACAATTTCATAGATAGTCTGGCTGTAACGATGGTAAAGGTAGCGATTCTTGGTTTTGCAGGGGTAGGGAAAACCACGACTTTGCATCTGCTACGCGGGGAAACATTACCGCTGAAACATGATCCCACAATTGGTGTTACCATCAAGAAGCTGCCATCAGAAGTTGAAAATGCCAACATAGTGTTGTGGGATCTTGCAGGTCAATCACGGTTCAAAATCCTATGGGGTAAGATGATTGCGAATGCTCAGGTTGTTGTTATTGTCACTGACAGCACCCTCGAAAATGTACTTAAAAGCAAGAAACTGGTTGGCCTTGTTAAAGAGAAAGTACCGAATGCGAAAATCATAGGTATCGCCAATAAGCAGGACCTTCCAACAGCATTAACGCCTGATAGAGTTGGTAAAATACTCGGTGTTAAAACCTATGAGCTAGTAGCAATCGACGTATCCTATCGGGATAGGCTTATTCAAATCATCCGGAGGGCCATTTTGGAAGGAAAAGCTGAAGATTCTGGTGACGGAAAGAAGGCTGACAATTAG
- a CDS encoding NTP transferase domain-containing protein, with product MKALVLTAGRGKRLRPLTANRSKSMLMIAGRPVLQYIIDSLKANGIKDIIIVLGHGREQIVDHFQHGGDQEVQIGYVLQHEQKGVEHAMLTAAPELEDEDEFLLVNGDVLVEDEMVSRTLNNHENMNADVTMLVTLVSNPAQFGTVKMGRNGRVEKLVEKGGPERYVSNYAVAGVSVFTSEIFDMLREHETMEKAIGEMIKSERRIVSTVWEKEWAEFTWPWDILKANRIVMDRKLKGRGSFIAESVEVGKNVVIEGPVYIDENAIIRPGTTLRGPLYIGKRVHIGNNSLIRDYSCLCDDVHIGYSVEIRNSMIFEKVNVGRMTYVADSMVGTNSCIEAGAQLWNWRPGSEPFFFENGDEKIEVPLSKIGGIIGDNVVIGVNASLYPAVKIGEESMISPGCVIDRNIPPRKNVSVKQKLIVSEREEEPC from the coding sequence ATGAAGGCTCTTGTCTTGACAGCAGGGAGAGGAAAAAGACTCAGGCCGTTGACCGCCAATAGATCTAAGTCAATGCTGATGATTGCTGGTCGTCCTGTGTTGCAATATATCATTGATAGCCTCAAGGCTAATGGAATCAAGGACATCATCATTGTCCTTGGGCATGGCAGGGAACAAATTGTTGATCATTTTCAACACGGCGGGGATCAAGAAGTCCAGATTGGATATGTTTTGCAACACGAACAGAAAGGTGTAGAACATGCAATGCTAACGGCTGCTCCTGAATTGGAGGATGAAGACGAGTTCCTGCTGGTGAATGGAGATGTTCTCGTAGAAGATGAAATGGTGTCACGAACGCTCAACAATCACGAAAACATGAATGCGGATGTGACGATGTTAGTGACACTGGTATCGAATCCCGCACAATTTGGCACGGTCAAAATGGGACGGAATGGACGTGTTGAAAAACTGGTCGAAAAAGGTGGTCCTGAGCGATACGTTAGCAACTATGCCGTTGCGGGTGTTTCTGTGTTCACAAGTGAAATCTTCGATATGCTAAGAGAACATGAAACGATGGAGAAGGCCATTGGAGAGATGATTAAGAGCGAAAGACGAATCGTTAGTACTGTCTGGGAGAAAGAATGGGCTGAATTCACTTGGCCATGGGACATCCTGAAAGCAAACAGAATCGTAATGGATCGAAAATTAAAGGGACGAGGCAGTTTCATCGCCGAATCTGTCGAGGTCGGAAAGAACGTGGTCATTGAAGGCCCAGTATACATAGATGAGAATGCAATTATCCGCCCTGGTACCACACTCAGAGGTCCACTCTATATTGGCAAGAGAGTTCACATTGGGAACAATTCCTTGATACGAGACTACTCTTGTCTGTGTGATGACGTTCACATCGGATATTCTGTTGAAATTCGAAACTCCATGATTTTCGAGAAGGTCAATGTTGGCAGAATGACATATGTGGCCGACTCTATGGTAGGTACCAACAGTTGCATAGAGGCGGGAGCTCAATTGTGGAATTGGAGGCCTGGCTCAGAACCTTTCTTCTTTGAAAACGGTGATGAGAAAATTGAGGTGCCTTTGAGCAAGATTGGTGGCATCATTGGAGATAACGTGGTAATTGGTGTTAACGCCTCTCTTTACCCAGCTGTGAAGATTGGGGAAGAGAGCATGATTTCGCCTGGATGTGTCATAGATAGAAACATCCCTCCACGCAAGAATGTTTCCGTGAAACAGAAGCTCATAGTTTCAGAGCGTGAGGAGGAACCCTGTTAG
- a CDS encoding alanyl-tRNA editing protein AlaX codes for MTELLHMKDNYVKAFDAKVEKVTDDSVVLNRTAFYPRGGGQVGDHGLLEVGGKEFRVDQTTKKGQTVYHKIDLLEGIEVGAEVHGVIDWERRYRCMRFHTAQHILSRYLQKNYGLETAGSMIKPDHGRADYQPIDDFDDDMKRDAEQAVNSVVEEGIDVEMRFMPREEAVDFLESRGYQTRYIEMVPDFVKTFRIIVIGDYDAASCAGTHVANTKEIGGIRITKNKNMGSEKQRIYFHLDD; via the coding sequence ATGACTGAATTGCTGCATATGAAGGACAATTATGTGAAGGCATTTGATGCAAAAGTAGAGAAAGTTACGGATGATTCAGTAGTCCTCAATCGCACTGCTTTTTATCCGCGCGGTGGAGGGCAGGTAGGTGATCATGGATTACTTGAGGTTGGAGGCAAGGAGTTTCGGGTAGATCAGACTACTAAGAAAGGCCAGACTGTTTATCATAAGATTGATTTATTGGAGGGCATTGAAGTTGGTGCTGAAGTTCACGGTGTCATTGACTGGGAACGAAGATATCGCTGTATGCGATTTCATACCGCCCAACATATCCTGTCTAGATACCTCCAGAAGAACTACGGACTTGAGACTGCTGGCAGTATGATTAAGCCAGACCATGGTCGTGCTGACTATCAGCCCATTGATGATTTCGATGATGATATGAAGCGGGACGCGGAGCAGGCTGTCAATTCAGTTGTTGAAGAAGGTATTGATGTAGAGATGCGCTTTATGCCCCGCGAAGAAGCTGTCGACTTTTTAGAATCACGGGGTTATCAAACAAGGTACATCGAAATGGTACCTGATTTCGTGAAGACTTTCCGCATTATTGTCATAGGGGATTACGACGCTGCTTCCTGTGCTGGTACTCATGTTGCAAATACAAAGGAAATTGGTGGGATACGAATCACCAAAAACAAGAACATGGGCTCAGAGAAACAGCGAATCTATTTCCATCTTGATGATTAA